A genomic segment from Syngnathus scovelli strain Florida chromosome 3, RoL_Ssco_1.2, whole genome shotgun sequence encodes:
- the ppef2a gene encoding serine/threonine-protein phosphatase with EF-hands 2, whose protein sequence is MEMRRRYTWHIFQSIEYSGEQAQIKLYNFLGYLMDNFTPSSNERNLISHIFRENEVCRDAEWERYFCYKNIEVPEIYSGPHLCFPLTLEQAVYLVEAFRNKKQLHSRYVLQLLLETWKLLRMLPNISRISTCHSKEITICGDLHGQLEDLLLIFYKNGTPSLEKPYVFNGDFVDRGKDSIEILLILFSFLLVYPTEVHLNRGNHEDHIINLRYGFTKEVLTKYKMHGKRILKLLQKIFSWLPLATVIDQKVLVLHGGISDSTDLGLLARVDRHTYVSALRPPKKRNPQSSTGTSIDSDMDDEWANHRLFQRRASFTCPKPIVSRDGFLNRSLQDFSDRIKVNVEGELKPGQQRAPLVRLGSFGAEKEADASLESVTSDTAKEEWKQILDLLWSDPMSQDGCIPNELRGGGCYWGPDVTEDFLSKHNMQFIIRSHECKQDGYEFCHNRKVLTLFSASNYYDVGSNRGAYVKLGPNLVPYVVQYQASSMTRELTARQSMGQTERSALKVLREQLFSHKSDLICAFKRLDCDNTGLVSVTDWATAVESVMRLGLPWRMLRSQLVSGKSSDSLIDYQQWFNELAIKGANADHIDQCLLETLYRHRSTVETIFRIVDTDNSGFISPSDFRQTWKLLSAYLKMEISDEAISELSVAIDSNRDGAIDIDEFMEAFRLTDKKSRLERGRSMFMATAPDLTALDQDEHV, encoded by the exons AtggagatgaggaggaggtACACCTGGCACATTTTCCAGTCCATCGAGTACTCGGGAGAGCAGGCTCAGATCAAG CTGTATAACTTCCTGGGCTACCTCATGGACAACTTCACACCGTCGAGCAACGAAC GAAACCTGATCTCGCACATCTTCCGTGAGAACGAGGTGTGCCGCGACGCCGAGTGGGAGCGTTACTTCTGCTACAAGAATATCGAGGTGCCCGAGATCTACTCGGGACCTCACCTGTGCTTCCCTCTGACGCTGGAGCAGGCCGTCTACCTGGTGGAGGCCTTCCGGAACAAGAAA CAGCTGCACTCCCGCTACGTCCTGCAGCTCCTGTTGGAGACATGGAAGCTGCTGCGCATGTTGCCCAACATCAGCCGCATCTCCACCTGCCACAGCAAGGAAATCACCATTTGTG GAGATTTGCATGGGCAGTTGGAAGACCTGCTGTTGATTTTCTACAAG AACGGAACGCCATCCCTGGAGAAGCCTTACGTCTTCAACGGAGACTTTGTGGACCGAGGCAAGGACTCCATCGagatcctcctcatcctcttctcCTTCCTGCTGGTCTATCCCACCGAGGTGCACTTGAACCGAGGCAACCACGAGGACCACATCATCAACCTGAG ATACGGCTTCACTAAGGAAGTGTTGACAAAATACAAG aTGCACGGCAAACGGATCCTGAAGCTGCTCCAGAAGATCTTCAGCTGGTTGCCACTGGCGACGGTGATCGACCAGAAAGTTCTGGTCTTGCACGGCGGCATTTCAGACTCCACGGACCTCGGTCTGCTGGCTCGAGTGGACCGACACACT TATGTTTCGGCGCTGAGGCCTCCCAAGAAGAGAAACCCGCAGAGCTCCACGGGCACTTCCATCGACTCCGACATGGACGACGAGTGGGCCAATCACAGGCTCTTCCAGCGGCGGGCTTCATTCACATGTCCCAAGCCAATAGTGAGCCGCGACGGCTTCCTCAACCgctccctgcaggacttttccGATCGGATCAAGGTCAACGTGGAGGGCGAGCTGAAGCCCGGCCAGCAGAGAGCCCCGTTGGTACGTCTAGGGAGCTTTGGCGCCGAAAAAGAAGCAGATGCCTCCCTTGAGTCGGTCACTAGCGACACCGCCAAGGAAGAGTGGAAGCAG ATCCTGGACCTGCTGTGGAGCGACCCCATGTCGCAAGACGGCTGCATACCCAACGAACTTCGGGGCGGCGGATGCTACTGGGGCCCCGACGTCACCGAGGACTTCCTGAGCAAGCACAACATGCAGTTCATCATACGCTCGCACGAGTGCAAGCAGGACGGCTACGAGTTCTGCCACAATCGCAAG GTCCTGACGCTCTTCTCGGCCTCCAATTACTACGACGTGGGGAGCAACCGAGGGGCCTACGTGAAGCTGGGCCCCAACCTCGTGCCTTACGTGGTTCAGTACCAGGCCAGCAGCATGACCAGAGAACTCACTGCCCGACAAAG CATGGGGCAGACGGAGCGCTCGGCCCTCAAAGTCCTTCGGGAGCAGCTCTTTTCCCACAAGTCGGACCTCATTTGTGCCTTCAAAAGATTAGACTGCGACAACACGG GTCTGGTGTCGGTGACGGACTGGGCGACGGCGGTGGAGAGCGTGATGCGACTGGGCCTTCCCTGGCGGATGTTGCGCTCTCAGCTGGTCAGCGGCAAGAGCTCCGACAGCCTCATCGATTACCAGCAGTGGTTCAACGAGCTCGCCATCAAAGGGGCCAACGCTGAC CACATTGACCAGTGTCTGCTGGAGACCTTGTATCGCCATCGCTCCACCGTGGAAACCATCTTCAGGATCGTCGACACGGATAACTCAG GCTTCATCTCGCCATCGGACTTCCGTCAGACGTGGAAGTTGCTGAGCGCGTACCTGAAGATGGAGATCTCAGACGAGGCCATCTCGGAGTTATCTGTGGCCATCGACAGCAACCGTGACGGGGCCATCGATATCGACGAGTTCATGGAAGCCTTCCGTCTCACCGACAAGAAGAGTCGACTGGAGAGGGGCCGCAGCATGTTCATGGCCACTGCGCCCGACCTCACCGCGCTCGACCAAGATGAACACGTTTGA
- the LOC125994184 gene encoding flavin reductase (NADPH) isoform X1 — protein MKIILNTRSKLKLKANLESHGVSMKIAVLGATGQTGQFVVRQALQQGHAVTAVVRNLDKLTVRHDNLKVVEADIFSADSLKSHFEGSDAVVSCLGFSTSFFSNVTGYTESMSAVITAMREARVNNIITMTSWYTDPNSGTQSPYLIRFLLLPLIRSVLSNMWEMEQYLQQVDDVNWTVVRPPGLKNLPSSALEILTHEGYFVPDKSGRPAGSGMGRSDVARFMLSLLTSNAWVKKGVAIITK, from the exons atgaaaattattttaaacacGCGAAGCAAACTTAAATTAAAAGCAAACTTGGAATCTCATGG TGTCAGCATGAAGATCGCCGTGCTGGGAGCCACCGGGCAGACGGGCCAGTTTGTGGTGAGACAGGCGCTCCAGCAGGGCCATGCCGTCACCGCCGTCGTGCGGAACCTGGACAAGCTCACCGTGCGTCATGACAACCTCAAG GTAGTGGAGGCTGACATTTTCTCAGCGGACAGCCTCAAGTCTCATTTTGAAGGCTCAGATGCAGTGGTCTCCTGCTTGGGCTTCTCGACTTCCTTCTTCTCCAACGTGACGGGCTACACCGAGTCCATGAGCGCTGTGATCACAGCCATGCGGGAGGCACGCGTCAACAACATCATCACCATGACGTCTTGGTACACAGACC CTAACTCTGGCACTCAGTCACCGTACCTGATCCGTTTCCTGTTGCTGCCCCTGATCCGCAGTGTGCTCAGCAACATGTGGGAGATGGAGCAATACCTCCAGCAGGTAGATGACGTCAACTGGACCGTGGTGCGCCCGCCCGGTCTCAAGAACTTGCCTTCCTcag CCTTGGAGATCTTGACGCACGAGGGCTACTTTGTGCCTGATAAGAGCGGGCGGCCAGCGGGAAGCGGCATGGGACGCAGCGACGTGGCTCGCTTCATGCTATCGCTTCTCACCAGCAACGCTTGGGTGAAGAAGGGAGTGGCCATCATCACCAAATGA
- the LOC125994184 gene encoding flavin reductase (NADPH) isoform X2, with product MKIAVLGATGQTGQFVVRQALQQGHAVTAVVRNLDKLTVRHDNLKVVEADIFSADSLKSHFEGSDAVVSCLGFSTSFFSNVTGYTESMSAVITAMREARVNNIITMTSWYTDPNSGTQSPYLIRFLLLPLIRSVLSNMWEMEQYLQQVDDVNWTVVRPPGLKNLPSSALEILTHEGYFVPDKSGRPAGSGMGRSDVARFMLSLLTSNAWVKKGVAIITK from the exons ATGAAGATCGCCGTGCTGGGAGCCACCGGGCAGACGGGCCAGTTTGTGGTGAGACAGGCGCTCCAGCAGGGCCATGCCGTCACCGCCGTCGTGCGGAACCTGGACAAGCTCACCGTGCGTCATGACAACCTCAAG GTAGTGGAGGCTGACATTTTCTCAGCGGACAGCCTCAAGTCTCATTTTGAAGGCTCAGATGCAGTGGTCTCCTGCTTGGGCTTCTCGACTTCCTTCTTCTCCAACGTGACGGGCTACACCGAGTCCATGAGCGCTGTGATCACAGCCATGCGGGAGGCACGCGTCAACAACATCATCACCATGACGTCTTGGTACACAGACC CTAACTCTGGCACTCAGTCACCGTACCTGATCCGTTTCCTGTTGCTGCCCCTGATCCGCAGTGTGCTCAGCAACATGTGGGAGATGGAGCAATACCTCCAGCAGGTAGATGACGTCAACTGGACCGTGGTGCGCCCGCCCGGTCTCAAGAACTTGCCTTCCTcag CCTTGGAGATCTTGACGCACGAGGGCTACTTTGTGCCTGATAAGAGCGGGCGGCCAGCGGGAAGCGGCATGGGACGCAGCGACGTGGCTCGCTTCATGCTATCGCTTCTCACCAGCAACGCTTGGGTGAAGAAGGGAGTGGCCATCATCACCAAATGA
- the LOC125994017 gene encoding long-chain-fatty-acid--CoA ligase ACSBG2-like, with product MAEAVMSNGLTGLDGHHLDRIAEPSALTVDSTKKDTHRNGASAGATHQAQAEPTAIPLKPQVHATASLAPAEQLWTTSKQGAVRLRMETSGPAADIPVTVHQMFLGTVEAFGDHPALASKKDGQWETLTWRQYYQQCRTAAKSFLKLGLERYHGVGILGFNSPEWFVANVGCILAGGLATGIYTTNAPAACREVASTIQANIIVVENQQQLDKILQVKDDLPHLKAIVQYKGELKQRIPSLYTWAEFMRLGEDVPEKDLNDSINSLRANECCTLIFTSGSTGPPKGVMLSHDNVTWTVQRAGDLVGLRYAEESVVSYLPLSHVAAQLNDMYITMRFAATTYFAEPDALKGSLGTTLKEVKPTAFLGVPRVWEKIQEKMQEAGAKASPFKKSVADWAKAIGLMYNYSAMHGEKRVPWGFTLANQLVFKKVRVALGLERCRTLLTGSAPISKETLEYFMSLNMPLLELYGMSESSGPHTVSTNDDFHINSCGKVMPGCKVKLENQDSEGNGEVCFWGRNVFMGYLNKDDKTKEALDQDGWLHSGDIGRFQRNFLFITGRIKEIIITAGGENVAPVPIENMVKAEVAIISNAMLIGDKKKFLTMLITLKCVVDQEGNPTEQLSQEATDFCRNLGVGATRVSEIIDNKEPAVYKSIQEGMERYNANAVSRAQKVQKFVILPRDFSIAGGELGPTMKVRRPIVVQMYQDKIDEMYTEQTQTK from the exons GATCGCAGAGCCCTCCGCGCTCACCGTCGATTCCACCAAGAAGGACACGCACAGGAATGGAGCCTCAGCCGGAGCAACGCACCAGGCACAAGCAG AGCCCACCGCCATCCCACTGAAGCCCCAGGTGCACGCCACCGCTAGCCTGGCCCCGGCCGAGCAGCTGTGGACCACCAGCAAGCAGGGGGCAGTCCGCTTGCGGATGGAGACGTCAGGACCGGCCGCCGACATCCCTGTCACAGTGCACCAGATGTTCCTGGGGACGGTGGAGGCCTTCGGGGACCACCCGGCCTTGGCATCCAAGAAGGACGGACAGTGGGAGACGCTCACGTGGAGGCAGTACTACCAGCAGTGCAGGACGGCGGCAAAGAGCTTCTTGAAG CTCGGCCTGGAGCGCTACCACGGGGTGGGCATCCTGGGCTTCAACTCCCCCGAGTGGTTCGTCGCCAATGTGGGCTGCATCTTGGCCGG GGGTTTGGCGACAGGCATTTACACCACCAACGCACCCGCGGCCTGTCGGGAAGTGGCTAGCACCATACAGGCGAACATTATTGTGGTGGAGAACCAGCAACAGCTGGATAAAATCCTGCAG GTGAAAGATGATCTGCCGCATCTCAAAGCCATTGTCCAGTACAAAGGAGAACTAAAGCAGAGGATCCCCTCCCTTTACACA TGGGCGGAATTCATGAGGCTGGGCGAGGATGTGCCTGAAAAAGACCTCAACGATTCCATCAACAGCCTCCGTGCCAACGAATGCTGCACTCTCATCTTCACGTCAGGATCCACCGGACCCCCAAAAGGTGTCATGCTGAGCCACGACAAC GTGACCTGGACGGTCCAAAGAGCAGGAGACTTGGTGGGCCTGCGCTACGCCGAGGAGTCAGTGGTCAGCTACTTGCCTCTCAGCCACGTGGCGGCTCAGCTCAATGACATGTACATCACCATGAGGTTCGCAGCAACCACATATTTCGCCGAGCCCGATGCCCTCAAG gGATCCTTGGGGACCACGTTGAAGGAGGTCAAGCCCACCGCCTTCCTAGGTGTCCCTCGCGTTTGGGAGAAGATACAGGAGAAAATGCAAGAGGCCGGCGCTAAGGCGAGCCCGTTCAAGAAGAGCGTGGCCGACTGGGCCAAGGCCATCGGGCTCATGTACAACTACAGCGCCATGCACGG GGAAAAGCGCGTGCCGTGGGGCTTCACCTTGGCTAACCAGCTGGTGTTCAAGAAGGTCCGAGTGGCGCTGGGCCTGGAGCGCTGCCGGACCTTGTTAACTGGGTCGGCCCCCATCTCCAAGGAGACCCTGGAGTACTTCATGAGCCTGAACATGCCCCTCTTGGAACTGTACGGCATGAGCGAGAGCTCCGGCCCGCACACTGTCTCCACTAACGATGACTTTCACATCAACAG CTGCGGGAAGGTGATGCCAGGCTGCAAGGTGAAGCTGGAGAACCAGGACTCGGAAGGCAACGGGGAGGTCTGCTTCTGGGGGCGCAACGTCTTCATGGGCTACCTCAACAAGGACGACAAGACCAAAGAGGCCCTAGACCAGGACGGGTGGCTGCACTCCGGAGACATTGGAAGGTTCCAGCGAAACTTCCTTTTCATCACTGGAAGGATTAAAG AGATCATTATTACCGCTGGCGGCGAGAATGTGGCCCCAGTCCCCATCGAGAATATGGTGAAGGCGGAGGTGGCCATCATCAGCAACGCAATGCTAATCGGAGACAAGAAGAAGTTCCTCACCATGCTCATCACGCTCAAA TGCGTCGTGGACCAAGAGGGCAACCCCACAGAGCAGCTGAGCCAAGAGGCCACCGACTTCTGCCGCAATCTTGGCGTCGGTGCCACCAGGGTGTCGGAGATCATTGATAACAAGGAGCCCGCTGTCTACAAGTCCATTCAGGAGGGCATGGAGCGATACAACGCCAATGCCGTCTCCAGAGCGCAGAAGGTACAGAAGTTTGTCATCCTGCCAAGAGACTTCTCCATTGCGGGAGGAGAGCTTG GGCCCACCATGAAAGTCCGGAGGCCAATCGTCGTCCAAATGTACCAAGACAAAATCGATGAGATGTACACCGAGCAGacgcaaacaaaataa